TCACATTTATTTTTTTTGGCTTCCTTGACCTGCATGAAGGGCGGCAGTATATTTTAGTTGTCTTTACTCTTTACTGCCGAGCAACATCCATTATACTCCGCATCCTTTCAGGATTTGGTCACCGTATAAGCATTGATGTAAAAGGCTCCACACCCCGTTATCATCCATCGCTTCTCTCATTTACGAAAGCAAACTGAAGTGTTGCGACCTATCTCGTAGCCTTTTTGTTTCTTGGACGAACCATCGATAGGGATCGCCTTCTGCTGCCCTTGACGCATGAACGACAATCGTTTCCGCGGTTTCACCATAGCCTGCTTCCATGTCCGCGCTGACAGGGATTTTCAGATGATCCGTAATAAGTTCAATGATACTTAAATGCCTTTCAAAGTCAATCGATTTCCCCGTTTACCGTTCTAGTCGCCTTGTACTAAAATCAACGCCGATAATGGATCTCAGGCGTTCCCTCCATCAACATGTCCTTGAAAAGTGTAATGCACTGAATTAGTGATGATTTTCGCTCCTATCGTTTATTGTCCCCATTTTAACAATCAGACCATCTCCAAATCGTCCTCATTCTTGCTGTTATGGTCGCTTCAAACATGGGTTTGGTCCGAGTGCGGACAAATAAAGTAAATACCCGAAGGGCACAAAGCCGAGAATTGCAGTCTCTCGCCTGCCAGAAATGCAGGTCTTCAGGATTTCTGGCGACCTTGTGCTGATCCAGTTTCCCGAACAAAAAAATGCCCCTTCACCCCAGGACATTTTCATGATTTTCCATTCAGTTAACGAACAAATATAACTTTCGATGATATTCCGAAAATTCCGCTTGGTCCTTTTCCGTACAGTCCAGCCACTTCACTTTCTTGCATCTTTCCTCCAGCCTCTCATTCAGCTCAGCTTCGATTTCATTCATGAAGCGAATGATTTCCCCGTATGGCAGATTGAAATGACGGGCTGCGAGCCTGGGCGGAGAATGCTTCACCAGCAATCGCATGAATTGATCGACCGTGTCTGCCTTGGAAGCAAGAAAATCTTCCTCATTCACGATGAATTCATACACTTGTTTTTTCACGCCTGAGAGCCTGGTCACTTCATGACGCAATAAAAACTCCATTAATCTTTCATTCATAACGTTCTACCTCGGATTTATTTATAGTTAAATTCCTATTAAATCACCTATGAAAAGGCTTTACTGCAACACCTCATTATGACATCGCAACAGCTAGCCATCAAGTGCATTCGCACCACATAAACCGTAATAATTACGATTAGTGATCGTTTTTAGTAAAATACCATGTATCGGCGGCCTAGTCAATATCTTTGGGACCATGCATATTTTGCAACGATTATTGGCAAAATGCAAATAAGTAAATGAAGTCACCTCCATGTTTGTTAATTTTTATATATGTTAAGGGAATAAAATTGTTAAAATTTGATATAATAAATGTAATATTTAGTCAATTTTCATTTTGTTCTAGAATTTGCAAAGGCAAAGGAGTAAAATGAAGCTAATGACATCTTGTTTTTTCTCTAAATGTTTCCGAGGAGTTATAGGGTGGGTATAGCAAGTACATAGCGACAGCTGAAACGCTGTCCGACATATCGGTTGTTTTCATTTGTTTTACAATAACAATGAAAAGAATAAGGAGTGATTTTTTGAAACCTTCAACAAATCGCATGTTAACCCGTATTAAATCCGTTTATATGTTCATTAGCAATAACGGTACGGTTTCTACTCAAGAGCTTGTAGAAGAATTTGGCATCACTCCTCGAACTGTGCAGCGCGATTTAAATGTCTTAGCATACAATGACCTTGTTCAAAGCCCAAGCCGTGGCCTTTGGACGACAACAAGTAAAAAGGTGAAGATGTCATCGTAAAGAGAACGACCACCCGAACGAAATCGATATGTAAATTAATTTGAGGCGGACAATATTTGTCCGCCTCATTTTTTCTTGCTTATTTTCATTCAGGCTGTCCGGCTTTTAACTGTTCAAGCTCTTCAGCGGTCAATTCCCTGTATTCACCTAGCTCAAGCTCCTCATCCAGCTGTAAGCTTCCCATGGACAGGCGCTTTAAATAGACGACACGCTTGCCGACTGCCTCGAACATCCGCTTCACCTGATGGAACTTCCCTTCCATGATTGTCAGCTCGATATCAGAGGTCAGACCTGATTTTAGAATGTTCAATTCACCAGGCTTTGTTTCGTATCCATCATCCAAGGTCACGCCGTTGCGGAATGCCTCAATATCCCGTTCCGTCACTTCGCCATCAATGACCGCAAAGTACGTTTTCGGGACATGCTTCTTCGGGGAAAGCAGTTGATGGGCGAGCTTACCGTCATTCGTGATCAGCAATAACCCTTCTGTATCTTTATCCAAGCGGCCCACAGGAAATGGTTCGAATACCGAGTCCTCATGCTCCAAAATATCGATGACCGTTTCTTGGTGGTTATCTTCCGTCGCCGACAAGACGCCAGGCGGTTTGTTCATCATCAAATAGATGAATTCCCTATATTCCACCCGATCACCATGGACCGTCACGATTTCTGCATATGGGTCCACTTGCTCTTTCGAATCCTTCAAGACCCGGTCATTAACCTTGACGGCACCCGATTTCAGGAGTTTCTTCACTTCTTTCCTGCTGCCATAACCAATATTGGATAATATCTTATCAATTCTCATCGTTTCCTCCTAAAGCCTTTTCAGTAAAAAGCCTTGCCCATTTTCATGTCAGGCAAGGCCAATATAATAATTTGGGGATTCTCTAACCAATACCCTTTTTTTTACACATCAAACGTTTATCTATAAACCTAATTTACTCTTCAAGCGATCGATTCGGGTTCCGAACAAGCGATGGGCAAGTTTGCTTTTCAAGGATAGCGCCGCATAAATGAGCGCTCCAAAAACGGCACAAACGGCCACGATCAAAATTGCCTGGAACCGTCCTTCCGTTGTAAGCCACAGCGATAATAAACTGTTCATGCCCCATACTGCCAGTCCCATTATCATTGAAAATACAGTGATCAATACAGATCTTCTGATAGTGAGGCTGTAACGATATCCAGTAAAGTAGGTGATGACATACAAGTTCAGCAGGACAGCTGCCAAGTAGCCGAATGCGGTGGCATAAACGGATCCTTCCGTTTCAAGCAACTTGATCATCGGGATATTCAAGCTCAATTTGATCAAAAAGCCGACAAGCAGGCTGAGCACCGTATATTTTTGCTGATTGATGCCTTGTAAAATGGCCGCCGAAACGGAAAAAAGCGCAAACAAGATCGAAACGGGCGCATAAGCCTTCAGGACACTGATTCCCAGTGGATCATGGCTGTAAAAAGCACTATAAATTGGATCGGCCAGCACCGACATGCCTACGACCGCAGGAATCGTAATGAACAGCAAAATTTGGAAGGCTTGGTTCAGCTGGCGGTTTAACTCTTCCGAATCCTCGCTGACATATGCCTTCGTCACCGAAGGAAGCAGCGCCATGGAAAACCCGGTCGCAAGCGTCATCGGAATCAAGACAAGCTTCTGGGCATATACATTCAAAACCCCAAGGGCATCTTCTGCGACATGCTGCAACCCGATGGATGACATCGCCTTGTTGAAAGACAATAAGTCCGCGAACTGGAACATTGGCATTGCGATACCGACAAATATAAAAGGAATCGATGATAGAAATATTTCTTTGTAAATATCCTTCAGGGAAATTTCCATCGTTCCCCGGTCTTTCTCCATCAGACTGTCCAAATGGGGCTTTTGCTTTTTCCAATACCAAAATAACACCACTAAACCGCCGACAGCCCCGACCGTCGCCGCAAAGGTAGCTACTTGGATGGCCCTCACTAACTCTCCATCAAGGACATTCAAAACCACATACACACCGGCCAATAGGAACACGATACGGACAATTTGTTCGATTACCTGAGATATGGCCGTTGGTTCCATCGCTTCGTGGCCTTGGAAGAAGCCGCGGATGATGCTCATGAACGGAACGAAGATCAAGGCAAAGCTGACTGCCCGAATGATTTCCGTGACATCGCTGACATCTTCCTTCTTTACACCAAAGATTTCAGTAAACAGCGGGGCCATCGTATAGAGAACCAAGAAGGCGAGAAAACCGGTGACAGCCATTAATTTCAGGCTCGATTTAAATAACTTCTCCCCGACGGCATATTCCTCGAGCGCATTATACTTCGAAATGAATTTAGATACAGCCAGCGGCATGCCTGCCGTTGCAAAGCTGATGAAAATGGTATATGGAACGTACCCATATTGATAGAGGGTAGCCCCTTTATTCCCGACCATATGTTCAAATGGGATGACGTAAAATAATCCAAGAACCTTGGAAATGATCGCTCCCAGCGTTAATATAAAAGCCCCTTTTAAAAACTTAGATGACATCTAATCCCTTCCTGCCTCTGTCAGTTACGTTTTACACGCTCTTTATCTTATCATATTAAAGTATTTTTTCTATAGAAAACTACACTCAAGTTTATCGTTTTCGAAGATAATACACAAACAAATAATTCCTTTTTTTCTACATTCGCAATATGACGGCCTCTTGCTATATAATGAAGGGACCGAAAATGATAAAGTGGTGATCAATTTGAAATATGATGTAGTGGTAATTGGCGGTGGCCCTTCCGGATTGATGGCAGCAATTGCGGCCGGGGAAAAAGGTGCTCATGTCTTGTTAGTGGATAAAGGCGAGAAGCTTGGCAGGAAACTAGCCATTTCGGGCGGCGGACGCTGTAACGTGACGAATAGGCTCTCAATCGATGAAATCATTCAGCACATCCCTGGAAACGGGCGATTCTTATATAGTGCTTTCTCGGAATTCAACAATGAGGACATCATTCAATTCTTTGAAAAATTGGGCGTCGCCCTAAAAGAAGAGGACCATGGACGGATGTTCCCGGTCAACGATAAAGCCCAGAGCGTCGTGGATGCCCTGCTGACGCGCCTATCGAATCTGAAGGTAACGATTTACAAGAACTCCCCGGTTGCCGAGGTTCTCTATGAAAATGGAAAAACAAGCGGTGTACGGCTGAAAGATGGTCAAACCGTTGACACGGATGCGGTCGTGATTGCCGTTGGAGGTAAATCGGTTCCCCATACAGGATCAACCGGTGATGGCTATGCTTGGGCCAAAAAGGCCGGCCATACGATAACCGACCTCTTCCCGACTGAAGTACCCATCCTAAGCGACGAACCGTTCATTAAGGCGCGAACGCTACAAGGACTGGCACTTCGGGATGTTTCACTGACCGTACTTAACCCAAAAGGCAAGGCTTTGATTACACACCAAATGGATATGCTCTTCACCCATTTTGGGGTATCCGGCCCAGCTGTCCTAAGATGCAGCCAATTCGTCGTGAAAGCGATGAAAAAGTGGAACCTCTCGGAAGTGAACATGAAACTCGATGCCCTTCCGGATCGAAACAAGGAAGAAGTGTTTCAAGACATCATGAAGGAAATCAAGGCAGAACCGAAAAAAGCAATCAAAAATACGTTAAAGGGTATAGTCCCGGAACGATACCTGCACTTCCTGCTTGAACGCAGCGGCATCGACCTTCAAGAACAAGGAGCGACGATTTCAAATGAGAAAATCCGCCGCTTTGCCGAGCTCTGCAAGGACTTCCAATTTGGCGTGCACGGCACCCAGCCGCTGGAAAAGGCCTTCGTCACTGGCGGAGGTGTATCCGTCAAGGAAATCCATCCGAAGGAAATGTCATCCAAGCTGATGGTTGGACTGTACTTCTGCGGTGAAATCCTGGACATACATGGATACACTGGAGGCTACAACATCACGTCGGCATTAGTAACCGGGAGACTGGCCGGAATGAATGCTGCCGAATATGTTCATTCATAATTTGAAAAAAGAGGCTGATCTAGCTTTAGATCAGCCTCTTTTTTGTATGGTTCATTACGTCGCGGTTTATTCGTCCTTCGTCATGATTAATTCGGCCTTCTCCGGGGTTTTTTCGTCCTACATCACGATTAATTCGGCCTTCTCCGCGTTTATTCGTCCTACATCAAGATTAATTCGGCCTTATCCAGGGTTTTTTCGTCCTACATCACGATTAATTCGTCCTTCGACCGCTTTTTTTCGGTTATCCATTAAAAGATTTCTGGATGATGGCGATAAGCTTGAAGGTCGATCGTATTCCGGTTCGTGAGCAGGATGCCCTCACTTTCCAGCAAGATTCTTTGGTGTTCGGCGGCTCCGTCCGCTTTTATGCCGATTTCTCCCTTTGCATTAATTACCCGATGCCAAGGGAGTTGGTGTTTTTTACTGCTCGAATGCAGGATCCTTACGACCTGTCTTGCACCGCGGGGACTTCCAGCGAGCTGTCCAATCTGACCATATGTCATCA
This genomic stretch from Peribacillus muralis harbors:
- a CDS encoding putative polysaccharide biosynthesis protein, yielding MSSKFLKGAFILTLGAIISKVLGLFYVIPFEHMVGNKGATLYQYGYVPYTIFISFATAGMPLAVSKFISKYNALEEYAVGEKLFKSSLKLMAVTGFLAFLVLYTMAPLFTEIFGVKKEDVSDVTEIIRAVSFALIFVPFMSIIRGFFQGHEAMEPTAISQVIEQIVRIVFLLAGVYVVLNVLDGELVRAIQVATFAATVGAVGGLVVLFWYWKKQKPHLDSLMEKDRGTMEISLKDIYKEIFLSSIPFIFVGIAMPMFQFADLLSFNKAMSSIGLQHVAEDALGVLNVYAQKLVLIPMTLATGFSMALLPSVTKAYVSEDSEELNRQLNQAFQILLFITIPAVVGMSVLADPIYSAFYSHDPLGISVLKAYAPVSILFALFSVSAAILQGINQQKYTVLSLLVGFLIKLSLNIPMIKLLETEGSVYATAFGYLAAVLLNLYVITYFTGYRYSLTIRRSVLITVFSMIMGLAVWGMNSLLSLWLTTEGRFQAILIVAVCAVFGALIYAALSLKSKLAHRLFGTRIDRLKSKLGL
- a CDS encoding DeoR family transcriptional regulator — its product is MKPSTNRMLTRIKSVYMFISNNGTVSTQELVEEFGITPRTVQRDLNVLAYNDLVQSPSRGLWTTTSKKVKMSS
- a CDS encoding pseudouridine synthase, which encodes MRIDKILSNIGYGSRKEVKKLLKSGAVKVNDRVLKDSKEQVDPYAEIVTVHGDRVEYREFIYLMMNKPPGVLSATEDNHQETVIDILEHEDSVFEPFPVGRLDKDTEGLLLITNDGKLAHQLLSPKKHVPKTYFAVIDGEVTERDIEAFRNGVTLDDGYETKPGELNILKSGLTSDIELTIMEGKFHQVKRMFEAVGKRVVYLKRLSMGSLQLDEELELGEYRELTAEELEQLKAGQPE
- a CDS encoding MGMT family protein yields the protein MTYGQIGQLAGSPRGARQVVRILHSSSKKHQLPWHRVINAKGEIGIKADGAAEHQRILLESEGILLTNRNTIDLQAYRHHPEIF
- a CDS encoding NAD(P)/FAD-dependent oxidoreductase, encoding MKYDVVVIGGGPSGLMAAIAAGEKGAHVLLVDKGEKLGRKLAISGGGRCNVTNRLSIDEIIQHIPGNGRFLYSAFSEFNNEDIIQFFEKLGVALKEEDHGRMFPVNDKAQSVVDALLTRLSNLKVTIYKNSPVAEVLYENGKTSGVRLKDGQTVDTDAVVIAVGGKSVPHTGSTGDGYAWAKKAGHTITDLFPTEVPILSDEPFIKARTLQGLALRDVSLTVLNPKGKALITHQMDMLFTHFGVSGPAVLRCSQFVVKAMKKWNLSEVNMKLDALPDRNKEEVFQDIMKEIKAEPKKAIKNTLKGIVPERYLHFLLERSGIDLQEQGATISNEKIRRFAELCKDFQFGVHGTQPLEKAFVTGGGVSVKEIHPKEMSSKLMVGLYFCGEILDIHGYTGGYNITSALVTGRLAGMNAAEYVHS